CGAACAATACAATTggttaaaataattatttttcacgtaaaaaaatcttaaCACAATATTCCGAATACCACTTTTCCGCTTTTTTATTGTCCGTAAACTTGATAGTCCAAAGTTCTGAAGTTGGTTACGAATGGAACTTACAAATTTTCCCGCCATGCAGTGAAAGCGTTTCTTTTGAATCTCACGTACTCTATGCCCGCGTAGTGTCGCAAAGTGACACGTGGGCGTTGCTGTGCACCGTGATAGTACAGCTGATCGCGAGAGTTTAGTTGGTAAATTGTTTTGAGGTATAAAATAAGCCATAATATCGCGGCCGTTGCGAACAATTTCATGTTTGAAcggtgtttttgttttatttgatCGAAAGTCAACGCTACCGGTATTTTTTTCCGCATTTCTTCATAAACTGCGCTACACTACACATATTATCATCCGGTTGGCAATTGTTTCTGCgcgtttgatttttctttcctccctTCTGCCCGTTAATCTtgcttttgaaaatatcatcaatTTGACAGTTGCTTCGTGTCAAGTGTCAAGGAGACGCCTGCAGCCATGATGGTAGGTGGTACCTGTTATCACTAGGATTGTTTTTCAACCGGTCTGTCATATGACCGTCATTTTATGACACAAATTAATCGTCCGATTCAGGATTAGCAAAGTACAAGTCGTTTTTAATTCAGATTTATCGTTGAAACAATATGTTCTTCAACTTGTTCCAGGACGGAATATGCGATTCGAATGATATATTGAACAGCGTGCCTCCGAAGAAGGTAGCTTTTCTCACACACCCTATACTTTCAATAACATTTCTTTACTATTCTATTTCGTATCTCGATTCTGTCTTCTTTCGTTCCATTGTCGTCGAATCCACTTTCAATAGTCTCGattcaaattattcatcaaaacTTTCCTACAGACTATTCACGCCGACACAATCGACTTGTCGGACAAATCTTTGCAAGTCGATATATCAGACGCGCTCAGCGAAAAGGATAAGGTGAAGTTTACGGTTCATACCAAAACAACCTTGCCGGAGTTTCAAAAGCCTGAATTTCTCGTCGTCAGGCAACACGAGGAATTTGTCTGGCTTCACGATCGATTTGAGGAGAACGAAGAATATGCCGGATATATTGTGAGTTTCCTGGAATTGTCTCTTGATGGTTTTTTCCCAGGCTTTGAAGATTGTTTAGAAGCGCTAATTTCGCACGAATGGCTTGACTATCATTTCCATTGCATTGTTTCGCCGTATAGATTCCACCTGTGCCACCGAGGCCTGATTTTGATGCTTCGAGAGAAAAGCTACAAAAACTTGGAGAAGGAGAGGGTACTATGACTAGGGAAGAATTTACCAAAATGAAGCAAGAGCTCGAGGCGTAAGTCACTGTGTTTAGTTCACCGAGAAATTCTCGCAGTTGTGAAATATCGTTCAACTTTGAAATAATCTTTGCAATGGCtagattattattttctcttatcAATTCGTGCATCAGATCTAATATGTATAAGTATCAACATCACTTGATATCGTTTTATAGCGAGTATCTTGCGacgtttaaaaaaactgttgcGATGCACGAAATGTTCCTTACTCGGCTGGCGCATCATCCTGTATTTCGAAACGATCATAATTTGAGAGTATTTCTGGAGTATGATCAGGATCTTTGCGTGAGAGGTACGCATATTGGTATCTTAGTCAGAGTCGATAAATTGATGGTTGGTTGCAATTAtctataattgaaattttatcgtttaGGGAAAAATAAGATGGAGATGTTTGGCGGATTGGTGAAATCATTTTCCAAAACTACGGACGAATATTATTTATCCGCTACCGTTAAAGATGTTAACGATTTCTTTGATCAGGAGATGACGTTCCTTCAACAATATcatcaaaatttaaaagaatcTACAGGCAGAGCCGATCGTCAGACGGTTAAACACAAGGATGTTGCAGAttcgtatataaaaatatccaCCAATCTTCTGCAGCTCGCTACGACAGATAATGGCAAATTAGAAAGGTTTCTCACCAAGATTGCTGAAACTCTTGAAAAACTTAGGGTAATTTCTAGCGTCGATCTTTCCCTCTTGGTCTTTAATTCAACGGATGTCGTTTCTGACGTGTATGTTACATTTTCAGAAAGTCGAAGGCAGGG
This region of Neodiprion virginianus isolate iyNeoVirg1 chromosome 7, iyNeoVirg1.1, whole genome shotgun sequence genomic DNA includes:
- the LOC124308726 gene encoding sorting nexin-6 isoform X1, producing MMDGICDSNDILNSVPPKKTIHADTIDLSDKSLQVDISDALSEKDKVKFTVHTKTTLPEFQKPEFLVVRQHEEFVWLHDRFEENEEYAGYIIPPVPPRPDFDASREKLQKLGEGEGTMTREEFTKMKQELEAEYLATFKKTVAMHEMFLTRLAHHPVFRNDHNLRVFLEYDQDLCVRGKNKMEMFGGLVKSFSKTTDEYYLSATVKDVNDFFDQEMTFLQQYHQNLKESTGRADRQTVKHKDVADSYIKISTNLLQLATTDNGKLERFLTKIAETLEKLRKVEGRVASDEDLKLSDTLRYYMRDTAAAKRLLFRRLKALHAYETANRTLEKARAKNKDVHAALEVAEAEQSQTEACEKFEQMSEKGKEELTDFKTRRVAAFKKNLIELTELEIKHAKAHAELLKKCLANLREE
- the LOC124308726 gene encoding sorting nexin-6 isoform X4 — translated: MMDGICDSNDILNSVPPKKTIHADTIDLSDKSLQVDISDALSEKDKVKFTVHTKTTLPEFQKPEFLVVRQHEEFVWLHDRFEENEEYAGYIIPPVPPRPDFDASREKLQKLGEGEGTMTREEFTKMKQELEAEYLATFKKTVAMHEMFLTRLAHHPVFRNDHNLRVFLEYDQDLCVRGKNKMEMFGGLVKSFSKTTDEYYLSATVKDVNDFFDQEMTFLQQYHQNLKESTGRADRQTVKHKDVADSYIKISTNLLQLATTDNGKLERFLTKIAETLEKLRKVEGRVASDEDLKLSDTLRYYMRDTAAAKRLLFRRLKALHAYETANRTLEKARAKNKDVHANLRILRPGEWPRLKRILSS
- the LOC124308726 gene encoding sorting nexin-6 isoform X2, whose amino-acid sequence is MMDGICDSNDILNSVPPKKTIHADTIDLSDKSLQVDISDALSEKDKVKFTVHTKTTLPEFQKPEFLVVRQHEEFVWLHDRFEENEEYAGYIIPPVPPRPDFDASREKLQKLGEGEGTMTREEFTKMKQELEAEYLATFKKTVAMHEMFLTRLAHHPVFRNDHNLRVFLEYDQDLCVRGKNKMEMFGGLVKSFSKTTDEYYLSATVKDVNDFFDQEMTFLQQYHQNLKESTGRADRQTVKHKDVADSYIKISTNLLQLATTDNGKLERFLTKIAETLEKLRKVEGRVASDEDLKLSDTLRYYMRDTAAAKRLLFRRLKALHAYETANRTLEKARAKNKDVHAAEQSQTEACEKFEQMSEKGKEELTDFKTRRVAAFKKNLIELTELEIKHAKAHAELLKKCLANLREE
- the LOC124308726 gene encoding sorting nexin-6 isoform X3; this translates as MMTIHADTIDLSDKSLQVDISDALSEKDKVKFTVHTKTTLPEFQKPEFLVVRQHEEFVWLHDRFEENEEYAGYIIPPVPPRPDFDASREKLQKLGEGEGTMTREEFTKMKQELEAEYLATFKKTVAMHEMFLTRLAHHPVFRNDHNLRVFLEYDQDLCVRGKNKMEMFGGLVKSFSKTTDEYYLSATVKDVNDFFDQEMTFLQQYHQNLKESTGRADRQTVKHKDVADSYIKISTNLLQLATTDNGKLERFLTKIAETLEKLRKVEGRVASDEDLKLSDTLRYYMRDTAAAKRLLFRRLKALHAYETANRTLEKARAKNKDVHAALEVAEAEQSQTEACEKFEQMSEKGKEELTDFKTRRVAAFKKNLIELTELEIKHAKAHAELLKKCLANLREE